Proteins encoded by one window of Amaranthus tricolor cultivar Red isolate AtriRed21 chromosome 4, ASM2621246v1, whole genome shotgun sequence:
- the LOC130811554 gene encoding uncharacterized protein LOC130811554 isoform X1 → MASENKERESKGYAWAVAAGLNAALAAISAKFFFSPLVKYSFVIMFNVTMWGCYVNSLRALSSLQATVTNFATNFLSSGLAGFFLFGEVLSPKWFAGALLIVVGVVVLSKSSIEKKERTD, encoded by the exons ATGGCATCGGaaaataaagagagagaaagcaaAGGATATGCATGGGCAGTAGCTGCTGGCTTAAACGCTGCTTTAGCTGCTATCTCTGCTAAGTTTTTCTTTTCTCCG CTTGTCAAATACAGTTTTGTTATTATGTTCAATGTCACAATGTGGGGATGCTACGTCAACAGCCTTAGAGCATTGTCATCTTTACAAGCTACAGTGACAAACTTTGCAACTAACTTCCTTTCTTCTGGCCTGGCTGGTTTCTTTCTTTTTGGAGAAGTATTGTCACCCAAG TGGTTCGCAGGTGCGTTGCTAATTGTAGTTGGTGTTGTCGTTCTCTCTAAATCAAGCATAGAGAAGAAAGAACGCACGGATTAG
- the LOC130811554 gene encoding uncharacterized protein LOC130811554 isoform X2: protein MASENKERESKGYAWAVAAGLNAALAAISAKFFFSPLVKYSFVIMFNVTMWGCYVNSLRALSSLQATVTNFATNFLSSGLAGFFLFGEVLSPKTNN from the exons ATGGCATCGGaaaataaagagagagaaagcaaAGGATATGCATGGGCAGTAGCTGCTGGCTTAAACGCTGCTTTAGCTGCTATCTCTGCTAAGTTTTTCTTTTCTCCG CTTGTCAAATACAGTTTTGTTATTATGTTCAATGTCACAATGTGGGGATGCTACGTCAACAGCCTTAGAGCATTGTCATCTTTACAAGCTACAGTGACAAACTTTGCAACTAACTTCCTTTCTTCTGGCCTGGCTGGTTTCTTTCTTTTTGGAGAAGTATTGTCACCCAAG ACGAATAATTGA